Proteins from a genomic interval of Treponema succinifaciens DSM 2489:
- a CDS encoding ATP-binding protein yields MANEELDIRPEAGILGVFSRLSYKAWYAIAEFVDNSTQSFFSNEAKLKKEKIGQVHVQIKYLQNENELIITDDAYGMEIEDFKRAVKLDSKSDHPDTRNEFGMGLKTAASWFGEIWSVETTQLDSENKYYTEVNIPLLREQKINSVKIQKSNCPKSEHGTTVHIKNLTKQISSKTRDKICTLLESMYRRDLESGKVTIEFITGNNSKQLSFTPYEPLSYKGEVWKKNIDFTFEFKKKAYKVKGFVGILKDRKAGGKSGFTNAGFALFRRNRVIIGGEGQNYKPTEIFGEAQSTISHKLYGEIDLDDFPVNQAKDGFVWDNGLEDEFLKSLKPRIKNIISLASKTVQERNDENVLSEETSNNTLEKVQPYAKKISAINTGHINLSSSQTKTPEQELFDEYIVESNKEEKLSESVREYPIQMNQIQKTVFRISWKQADSTNWIDVKTDTDDLVELYININHQFFKPFSKNPDFQPIIEKFVIAFMAAEKKAKLAGSDGKIPSTSIRNFLNDFLSVVGE; encoded by the coding sequence ATGGCAAATGAAGAATTGGATATAAGACCAGAAGCTGGCATTTTGGGCGTGTTCTCACGATTAAGCTACAAGGCTTGGTATGCCATTGCTGAATTTGTGGATAATTCAACACAGTCATTTTTTTCAAATGAGGCAAAATTAAAGAAAGAAAAAATAGGACAAGTTCACGTACAAATAAAATATCTTCAAAATGAGAATGAACTTATCATAACAGATGATGCTTATGGCATGGAAATTGAAGATTTTAAAAGGGCTGTAAAACTTGATTCAAAATCAGACCATCCTGATACCCGAAATGAATTTGGAATGGGGTTAAAGACTGCTGCATCTTGGTTTGGTGAGATATGGAGCGTAGAAACAACTCAACTTGATTCCGAAAATAAATATTATACCGAAGTAAATATACCTTTGTTACGTGAACAGAAAATTAATTCTGTAAAAATTCAAAAAAGCAACTGTCCCAAATCAGAACATGGTACAACTGTCCATATAAAAAATCTTACAAAGCAAATATCATCAAAAACTCGTGACAAGATTTGTACTTTGCTAGAAAGTATGTATCGTCGTGATTTGGAAAGTGGAAAAGTTACTATAGAGTTTATAACCGGAAATAATTCAAAACAACTGTCGTTTACTCCCTATGAACCACTTTCATATAAAGGTGAAGTATGGAAGAAAAATATCGACTTCACCTTTGAGTTTAAAAAGAAAGCCTATAAAGTCAAAGGTTTTGTTGGTATTTTAAAAGACAGAAAAGCGGGAGGAAAAAGTGGCTTTACAAATGCCGGCTTTGCATTGTTTAGGCGAAATAGAGTAATCATTGGTGGTGAAGGACAAAATTATAAACCTACAGAAATTTTTGGTGAGGCTCAAAGCACAATATCACATAAATTATATGGTGAAATTGATCTAGATGATTTCCCTGTAAATCAGGCAAAAGACGGTTTTGTTTGGGATAACGGTCTTGAAGATGAATTTTTGAAATCGCTAAAACCTAGAATAAAGAATATTATATCTTTAGCTTCAAAAACAGTTCAAGAACGTAACGATGAAAATGTTCTTTCCGAAGAAACTTCGAACAACACTTTGGAAAAAGTACAGCCCTATGCAAAAAAAATATCTGCAATTAATACCGGTCATATCAATTTATCCTCTTCACAAACTAAAACTCCTGAGCAAGAGTTATTTGATGAATATATAGTTGAATCAAATAAAGAAGAAAAATTAAGCGAATCAGTTAGAGAATATCCAATACAAATGAATCAGATTCAAAAAACTGTTTTTAGAATCTCATGGAAACAAGCCGATTCAACAAATTGGATAGATGTAAAGACTGACACCGATGATTTGGTGGAACTTTATATAAATATAAATCATCAGTTCTTCAAGCCTTTTTCAAAGAATCCTGACTTTCAACCTATAATAGAAAAGTTTGTCATTGCATTTATGGCAGCTGAAAAGAAAGCTAAATTGGCTGGTTCAGATGGAAAGATTCCGTCAACATCTATTAGAAATTTTCTGAATGACTTCTTATCAGTGGTAGGTGAATAA
- a CDS encoding DNA cytosine methyltransferase, translating into MSVGERKTKKDVTLNAPLNYQDKHQFSFIDLFAGLGGFHLAMQKLGGKCVFASELKEDLRILYKENYGIDCFGDINKVDIDKDIPKKFDMLCAGFPCQPFSKAGKQQGFNDEKDRGNLFWKIMDILKDKTPEYILLENVQNLQTHDNGNTWEVIRTNLEKLYDVKCDIISPHNFGIPQHRKRIYIVGRLKSKGGLKDFKFPPHEEKVECNIKSVIDESDDDFLSLREQTRVHLKAWQEFLDLLTKNKISIPSFPIWAMEWGADYEYEKTPPCRQKRKTLEGRRGKFGVVLQGNSADDMRLQLPIYAQTVMKPNEEFPVWKKNFIKWNREFYNEHKDILDSWLPKIQKPGFENSHQKFEWNCGIDKNAKPILDNKIIQFRPSGIRVKLPTYSPALVLTTTQIPIFPWITTPDGKQGRYMTKKEAAKLQGMEELKNVPNTISEAFKAFGNAVNVDVVRRIAENLLEIR; encoded by the coding sequence ATGAGTGTTGGAGAAAGAAAAACTAAAAAAGATGTCACTTTAAACGCTCCTTTAAATTATCAAGATAAACATCAGTTTTCATTTATAGATTTATTTGCTGGTCTTGGAGGCTTTCATTTAGCAATGCAAAAACTAGGTGGTAAATGCGTTTTTGCAAGCGAATTAAAGGAAGATTTGAGAATTCTTTACAAGGAAAACTATGGTATTGACTGCTTTGGGGATATAAACAAAGTCGATATTGATAAAGATATTCCAAAAAAGTTTGATATGCTTTGTGCAGGATTCCCTTGTCAGCCATTTTCAAAAGCTGGAAAACAACAGGGATTCAATGATGAAAAAGATAGAGGCAATCTCTTTTGGAAAATTATGGATATATTAAAGGATAAAACACCTGAATATATTTTGCTTGAAAATGTCCAAAATCTTCAAACACATGACAATGGAAATACTTGGGAAGTTATAAGAACAAATCTAGAAAAGTTGTATGATGTCAAATGCGATATTATCTCCCCTCATAATTTTGGAATACCTCAACATAGGAAGCGTATCTATATAGTAGGTCGCTTAAAATCAAAGGGCGGTCTAAAGGATTTTAAATTTCCTCCGCATGAAGAAAAAGTTGAATGTAACATTAAATCTGTCATAGATGAAAGTGACGATGATTTTCTATCATTACGAGAACAAACGCGTGTACATTTAAAAGCCTGGCAAGAGTTTCTTGATTTACTTACTAAAAACAAAATCTCAATTCCCTCTTTTCCAATTTGGGCTATGGAATGGGGAGCTGATTATGAATATGAAAAAACTCCGCCTTGTCGTCAGAAAAGAAAAACTCTTGAAGGAAGACGCGGAAAATTTGGTGTTGTCCTGCAAGGTAATTCTGCTGATGATATGCGTTTGCAACTTCCCATATATGCCCAAACTGTTATGAAGCCTAATGAAGAATTTCCTGTTTGGAAAAAGAACTTTATAAAATGGAACAGGGAATTTTATAATGAGCACAAGGATATATTAGATTCTTGGTTACCAAAGATTCAAAAACCAGGCTTTGAAAACAGTCATCAAAAATTTGAGTGGAACTGTGGAATCGATAAAAATGCAAAACCAATTCTTGATAACAAAATAATACAGTTTAGGCCGTCTGGAATTCGTGTAAAACTTCCAACATACTCACCAGCACTTGTTCTTACAACAACTCAAATTCCTATTTTCCCTTGGATAACAACACCAGACGGAAAGCAAGGACGATACATGACAAAAAAAGAAGCCGCAAAACTACAAGGCATGGAAGAACTTAAAAATGTACCGAATACAATTTCCGAGGCATTCAAGGCTTTTGGAAATGCGGTAAATGTTGATGTCGTAAGACGAATTGCAGAAAATCTTTTGGAGATAAGATAA
- a CDS encoding Z1 domain-containing protein, giving the protein MEQYEFADEKLEPVIIDGKYYQRIHNKHINSYGKNGADNIAANVIKIFQKIKGQLSENTNHNSLLVGKVQSGKTSNLELFSALAFDNGYNFLVIYGGYDSKLLGQTTKRFKKTFDAEDTVTYESDSPAIFSTEEKEDITNLTEDIINDFIELKKPIILISMKRPPAMKIVNNFLSQLDKNRLKSFVIDDEGDQASLNTKKDKQNDASATYAEIKKIKNLLNNPLYLSVTATPQANIFLDKWSELRPASIWLISPAIGYDGALQYHLSDNNSIQIIDDDDSFDTTTISNSLREAINYFIITSAMKLLLESKTRTYSDMIVHTAKEKAEHKRVYNQIDSYIDQMQLSFKNNDENKFEFLNEFKSTFDKYFSEPDTFDSINDVIPKIVKSIKLILQNSEGKETQANPQLFTQKIFIGGDLLQRGLTFDNLITTYFTRWAKKSGNMDTTLQRARWFGYRSKYFHLCKIFTSSPIAQEFTNLAEIDEDLWEQFADIEVGKMSIDDIIISGENTILRPTSPNKAKFQKIKFKKRWVIQRFIVEDRSIIKENAAIIDNLINNSNWKETKNGSQVGQITGYYTLLKAESMKDIVKAVKNVFEYEPFQKDALLKLLDTDEVVLIQIGDIKKESPRFRSLYKNEPRIKPLQQGASSLNKDKSAFLGDRFVLIDENKVNIQLYNVAPGNDKNNYDTSLIQYMFAIYVPKEKVYFTKGEEDEFVE; this is encoded by the coding sequence ATGGAACAATATGAATTTGCTGACGAGAAACTTGAACCAGTAATCATTGATGGAAAATATTATCAAAGAATTCATAATAAGCACATAAATAGCTATGGCAAGAATGGTGCTGATAATATAGCAGCTAATGTAATCAAAATATTTCAGAAAATAAAAGGGCAGCTTTCTGAAAATACAAATCACAACTCCTTGTTAGTCGGTAAAGTACAGTCTGGAAAAACATCAAATTTGGAACTGTTTTCCGCATTAGCTTTTGATAATGGATATAATTTCTTAGTCATTTACGGCGGTTATGATTCAAAACTATTGGGGCAAACTACAAAAAGATTTAAGAAAACTTTTGATGCAGAAGATACCGTAACATATGAAAGTGATAGTCCGGCAATTTTTTCAACAGAAGAAAAAGAAGATATAACAAATCTGACGGAAGATATTATAAATGACTTTATTGAGCTAAAAAAGCCTATTATCCTGATTTCTATGAAGCGTCCACCTGCAATGAAAATTGTAAATAACTTTTTATCGCAGTTGGATAAAAATCGCTTAAAATCTTTTGTTATCGATGACGAAGGAGACCAGGCAAGCTTAAATACAAAAAAAGACAAACAAAATGATGCTTCCGCAACGTATGCAGAGATAAAGAAAATAAAAAATTTACTAAATAATCCTCTTTATCTTTCAGTAACTGCAACACCACAAGCTAATATCTTTTTAGACAAATGGAGCGAATTACGGCCAGCATCTATATGGCTTATAAGTCCAGCAATTGGTTATGATGGTGCTTTGCAATATCATTTGAGTGACAATAATTCTATACAAATTATTGACGATGATGATTCGTTTGATACAACAACAATCTCCAATTCTTTGCGTGAAGCAATAAACTATTTTATTATCACTTCTGCAATGAAACTGCTTCTTGAAAGCAAAACTAGAACTTATTCTGATATGATTGTTCATACGGCCAAGGAAAAAGCTGAACATAAACGAGTATATAATCAGATAGATTCTTACATCGACCAAATGCAATTGTCATTCAAAAATAATGATGAAAATAAATTTGAATTTCTAAATGAGTTCAAATCAACTTTTGATAAATATTTTTCAGAGCCTGACACATTCGACTCAATCAATGATGTTATCCCTAAGATAGTAAAATCTATTAAGTTGATTTTACAGAATTCAGAAGGGAAAGAAACCCAGGCAAATCCGCAATTATTTACGCAAAAGATTTTTATTGGTGGAGATTTATTGCAGCGTGGTTTAACGTTTGATAATTTAATTACAACTTATTTTACTCGATGGGCAAAAAAATCTGGGAATATGGATACCACTCTCCAGCGCGCAAGATGGTTTGGTTACAGAAGCAAGTATTTCCATTTATGTAAAATCTTTACAAGTTCACCTATTGCACAGGAATTTACGAATCTTGCAGAAATCGATGAGGATTTGTGGGAACAATTTGCAGATATTGAAGTCGGTAAAATGAGTATAGATGATATTATCATATCTGGCGAAAATACGATATTAAGACCTACAAGCCCGAATAAGGCAAAGTTCCAAAAAATTAAGTTTAAGAAACGTTGGGTTATTCAGCGTTTTATTGTTGAAGACCGCTCTATAATAAAGGAAAATGCCGCAATAATTGATAATTTGATAAATAATTCAAATTGGAAAGAAACAAAAAATGGAAGTCAAGTTGGTCAAATTACTGGATATTACACTCTTTTAAAGGCAGAGTCCATGAAGGATATTGTAAAAGCTGTTAAAAATGTATTTGAATATGAGCCATTTCAAAAGGATGCCTTGTTAAAATTACTTGATACAGATGAAGTTGTATTAATTCAGATAGGTGACATAAAAAAAGAGTCTCCTAGATTCCGTTCTCTTTACAAAAATGAGCCGAGAATCAAGCCTCTGCAGCAGGGAGCTAGCAGTCTCAATAAAGATAAATCTGCATTTTTAGGCGATAGATTTGTCTTAATAGATGAGAATAAAGTTAATATACAATTGTATAATGTTGCTCCGGGAAATGATAAGAATAATTATGACACATCCTTAATTCAATATATGTTCGCTATCTATGTTCCAAAAGAAAAAGTTTATTTTACAAAAGGAGAAGAAGATGAGTTTGTTGAATAA
- a CDS encoding DUF3781 domain-containing protein: MTSELLENLEKLHTTELGVVRIKRNLGLMTDDVIGWCKNTILSAAKNIENEKSGENDGKSANKIFRQGKNWYIKTDGRTITVNAHSYTVITAHKGKKHS; this comes from the coding sequence ATCTTGAAAAACTTCACACAACGGAACTCGGCGTTGTCCGCATAAAACGGAATCTTGGACTTATGACCGATGATGTTATTGGTTGGTGCAAAAACACAATTCTTTCCGCGGCAAAAAACATTGAAAATGAAAAATCTGGCGAAAACGATGGAAAATCCGCCAATAAAATCTTCCGTCAGGGAAAAAACTGGTACATAAAAACAGACGGCCGCACAATCACGGTGAACGCGCACAGCTACACGGTGATTACAGCGCATAAGGGAAAAAAACATTCTTGA
- a CDS encoding ISAs1 family transposase, producing MVKFPLGGIMLLRESLEEIDDFRVKRCRKFELADIFLLVLFGLLSGIKDIEHIAEWAEEAEESIKGLVKFEFGPPSADTILRVFRNVNADKIEKVFIKWAHGIYEKVKIEPDRTIVAIDGKTMCGSNKVTGAKGIHIVSAWADELSLILGQVKTDEKSNEITAIPELLELIDIRGMIITIDAMGCQKKICEKIKEKKADYVLSLKGDQSTTHEAVKDFFSMDEKELAKYGVIKSEKECNPDHGRIENRQYYLCTNLSWLENKDEWPGLKAVAMAREERTVNGKTFTDIRFFLTSLDNIELVKKSIRLHWGIENRLHWCLDMTFNEDYKRHRKDHSPENMTVMRRLALNILRQAEKPENKKQDSLSKRTIWFRENRQFRQTVLRLL from the coding sequence ATGGTAAAATTCCCCTTGGGTGGAATTATGCTTTTAAGAGAAAGTCTGGAAGAAATAGACGATTTTAGAGTAAAAAGGTGCAGGAAGTTTGAACTGGCTGATATTTTCCTGCTGGTTTTGTTCGGGCTGCTAAGCGGCATCAAGGACATTGAGCACATAGCTGAATGGGCGGAGGAAGCGGAAGAGTCCATCAAGGGGCTGGTGAAGTTTGAGTTCGGTCCGCCAAGTGCCGACACAATTCTCCGGGTTTTCAGAAATGTGAACGCAGATAAAATCGAGAAAGTTTTTATAAAGTGGGCTCATGGAATTTACGAAAAAGTAAAAATTGAACCGGACAGAACAATTGTTGCCATCGACGGAAAGACGATGTGCGGCTCAAACAAGGTCACGGGAGCAAAGGGAATTCACATTGTAAGTGCATGGGCAGATGAACTGTCCCTCATTCTTGGGCAGGTAAAGACAGATGAAAAGTCAAATGAAATCACTGCAATTCCTGAGCTTCTGGAACTGATTGATATAAGGGGAATGATAATCACAATCGATGCAATGGGCTGCCAGAAAAAAATCTGCGAGAAAATTAAGGAAAAAAAAGCAGACTATGTTCTTTCTTTGAAAGGAGATCAAAGCACGACACACGAAGCCGTAAAAGACTTTTTCTCTATGGATGAAAAGGAGCTTGCAAAATACGGAGTTATAAAAAGCGAAAAGGAATGTAATCCTGACCATGGACGAATTGAAAACAGGCAGTATTACCTCTGCACGAACCTGTCGTGGCTGGAGAATAAAGATGAGTGGCCGGGACTTAAGGCTGTTGCCATGGCACGGGAAGAACGGACTGTAAATGGAAAAACTTTCACAGACATCAGGTTTTTTCTAACTTCACTTGATAACATTGAACTTGTGAAAAAATCAATTCGACTACACTGGGGAATTGAAAACCGCCTTCACTGGTGTCTTGATATGACTTTCAATGAGGACTACAAAAGGCACCGAAAGGATCATAGTCCGGAAAACATGACAGTTATGCGCCGGCTTGCATTAAATATCTTACGCCAAGCAGAAAAACCGGAGAATAAAAAACAGGACAGTTTAAGCAAGCGCACGATCTGGTTTCGGGAAAACCGCCAGTTCCGCCAAACGGTTTTAAGGCTCCTTTAA